The following nucleotide sequence is from Gordonia jinghuaiqii.
GATCCGGTGAAAAATGATCCCGAGAAGTCCGAAAAACCGATGGTGACCAGCGATGACATGGTCGCCCGGCGTCGTGCTGCCCGGCGCCGGACGCTCGACTCGGTCTTCGGTGCCGACCTCCCGGAGATCACCTCCGACGAGAGTGACGAACATCACACAGGACGCTCTAAGGATTGGTTCGAAGCGCAGCGGCCGCCTCACTATGAGTGAAATGCGACATCCTCTACATAGGCGCATCAGCGTGTTTATCTGTCGTTAACTTTCACCTTTCCATCGCTGGCGGATTTCACATTTGCGATTGTGCGTGTCCTATTCGTGACACGCCTGAGTCCTCCTGTTGCCCCACTTGAGACCCCTCCGATAACGTTCGCCTCGACAACGCTTGGTGCCCAGAGTCGGGAGCTGAGAGTGGTCCTGCGATCTGTCGCGAGTGACAACGCAGCACTGACCAGGACTTCGAAGGATTCTGAACATCCGCTAAGAAGTGCGTAAGCGCTCACTTAGTGGTATCTGTGTGGAAGCCCATCGAAGCTCGAGGGTCATGACTTGCGGATGTACGTGCATTCCGCGGGGTAACAGCCGAATCCTGTGAGAGGGAACGAATGAGCAAGTTCAGCAAGCTTGGGCTGCGCCGCGCCGCGGGCGCGGTCGCGATTGCCTCGGCCGCGGTCGTGGGCCTGGCCGGCATCGGTGCCGGTGAGGCGGCGGCAGGAAAGCTGGCCAACGGTTACAAGAAGGCCGCCGGCATCGACGGCGAGTCGATCCAGACCTGGCGCACCGGTGAGTTCGCACTCCCCGCCCCGTCTGTGGCCAACAACGGTTCGGGACGCTCCGCAGTGGTTTCGGGTATCTACCAGGCTCAGGCCAGCAAGGGCGTCGGCGGCAATCTCGCGGTCAAGCTGCTCATCGGTTGCCAGGTGGACATCACCGGTCTCCAAGGCGGACTCGGCGCGGGCATTGACCTGACCGGACTCGATGCCGCGGGCTCCCTCAGCATCCCCCTCAAGCCGGGCGAGGTCGTCGTCGCCGACATCACCGACAAGGATCTGTCCGACTCGGGCAGGGCCGCCATCCAGCTGTCCCAGTTCGAGGTCCAGGTCCAGCAGTGCGGTGGCTACGCCTCGGCACGCACGATCACCAAGGTCATCGGCGCCAAGGGTTACAGCACCGACGACGGCAAGGTCAGCGGCGAAGGCACCCTCATCCAGTCCACCCTGTACGGCCAGCCCTTCAGCCTCAACTGAGCGGGCGCAGATAACTAGCACGACCTGACTTATCTGCCCTGAGCAGATTGATATTCCACGAAGGGGAATCATGAAGAAGAACATCACGCGTCGCGTGGTTGCGGCGGCCGGTCTTGCCGGTGCCGTCGCGATGGGCCTCACCAGCCTGGGTGCCGGTGGCGCCACGGCGGGCCCGCTGCCGGGTGGCAACATCACCCGCACCCTGGTCGACGGAACCCCCGTCACCGTCCAGCTGTTCGACGAGTTCGTCAACGTGCAGCGCGCCGTCACCAACGTCCAGACGAGCCGTGAGGTCTGGCTCTCGGGCAAGGTCAAGGTCACCGTCGGCGGCAAGGCCGAGGGCGGATCGATCGCTGCCGGTTACCTCGTCGGCTGCCAGGTGAACTTCGGCGCGAGCGCAGGCGCCGAAGCCGGCGTGCGGGTTGACCAGGTCGAAGCGAATAACGGTGTGGTTGCCGGTGCAGAGGCCGGCTTCAATCTCGGACCGGGACAGGCCACGTACTTCCCGATCATCGAAGAGACCTCGGGCAGCGACACGGCCTACAAGGACTACAACGTCTCCAGCTACACCTTCCTGGGTAAGAAGGGTGGCGTGACCTACAGCCAGCAGAAGTTCGGCATGGACGGTTGCGCGGGCTACGCCTCGGCCAAGGCCAAGATCAAGGTCACGGTCAGCACCGACGCGGTCAAGGGTGTCATCACCCTGTACGGCAAGCCGTTCAGCATCGGCTGATCTGCTCGCTGACCCATCAGCACCACCGCGGGGCGGGAATTCGAAAAGGGTTCCCGCCCCGCGGTGTTGATGTCTGTTCGTCTGCTGCCGGGATCGGGTCTCGATGCGGGAATGCACGCGCCCAGGACGAGGGCTGTGTCGTCTACGAGACCACCCGAACGAAGCTCCACGACTCAGTGACCGCTCGACCCGCCCTCCGAGGAGATCCCCCTCCGACGAGATCCGTGTCGGTGTGGAGGACTACCTGGCTGCGACGGCCGGCGAGGGCCGTGCCATTACGGGTTCGTCCAGATCCGGGGCGGGCATCGGAATCTCGTCATCGACCCCGAGACACCGAACGCGTGAAGCGGCCATGCTGCGGCTACACCAACTTCCACGCCGTCGGTGAGCAACCGGCGAGCAGGGCCCGGCTCAGCTCAGGGCACGCTCGTAGAACGACCACGAACGGTGCA
It contains:
- a CDS encoding MspA family porin, whose product is MSKFSKLGLRRAAGAVAIASAAVVGLAGIGAGEAAAGKLANGYKKAAGIDGESIQTWRTGEFALPAPSVANNGSGRSAVVSGIYQAQASKGVGGNLAVKLLIGCQVDITGLQGGLGAGIDLTGLDAAGSLSIPLKPGEVVVADITDKDLSDSGRAAIQLSQFEVQVQQCGGYASARTITKVIGAKGYSTDDGKVSGEGTLIQSTLYGQPFSLN
- a CDS encoding MspA family porin, which translates into the protein MKKNITRRVVAAAGLAGAVAMGLTSLGAGGATAGPLPGGNITRTLVDGTPVTVQLFDEFVNVQRAVTNVQTSREVWLSGKVKVTVGGKAEGGSIAAGYLVGCQVNFGASAGAEAGVRVDQVEANNGVVAGAEAGFNLGPGQATYFPIIEETSGSDTAYKDYNVSSYTFLGKKGGVTYSQQKFGMDGCAGYASAKAKIKVTVSTDAVKGVITLYGKPFSIG